A single Ketobacter sp. MCCC 1A13808 DNA region contains:
- a CDS encoding transglutaminase N-terminal domain-containing protein, translating to MKRYKIVHQTYYNFPEPVRLQPHTMRLRPREGHELRIESSTLEISPDASLRWQRDVEGNSVATATFNGHTQHLTFDSEVIIQQYNQLPYDFLVADYALNFPIHYNNEDRIVLSPYLQKSVKDESVTLMKWVDELWKPGQQVQTFELLLRLNQLIFQTIKYSMREEAGVQSAEHTLTCGSGSCRDSANLFMVAARQLGFAARFVSGYIYSDSPIAQSGSTHAWAEVFIPGAGWKGFDATTGNIVGADHIPVAVSRSPESVPPVAGSFIGPPGASMKVNVWVTELFQS from the coding sequence ATGAAGCGTTATAAAATAGTTCATCAAACCTATTATAACTTTCCTGAACCGGTCAGGTTGCAACCGCATACGATGCGGCTCCGGCCACGGGAAGGCCACGAGTTACGTATCGAAAGTTCAACACTGGAAATCTCCCCGGATGCCTCATTGCGCTGGCAGAGGGATGTTGAAGGCAACTCGGTTGCAACTGCGACTTTCAACGGTCATACCCAGCATTTAACTTTTGATAGCGAAGTTATAATTCAACAATATAACCAGCTTCCTTACGATTTCCTGGTCGCGGACTATGCGCTGAATTTTCCAATTCATTACAATAATGAAGACAGGATCGTGCTTTCACCCTATCTGCAAAAATCAGTAAAAGATGAGTCGGTCACATTGATGAAATGGGTTGATGAGCTTTGGAAGCCGGGGCAACAGGTTCAAACATTTGAGCTTCTGTTGCGTTTGAATCAACTGATTTTTCAAACCATTAAATACAGCATGCGGGAGGAGGCAGGTGTTCAGTCAGCGGAGCACACGCTGACCTGTGGTTCCGGTTCCTGCCGGGATTCTGCCAATCTGTTTATGGTGGCGGCACGACAGCTGGGTTTCGCCGCTCGTTTTGTCAGTGGCTATATTTACTCTGACTCGCCTATCGCACAATCCGGTTCCACTCATGCCTGGGCTGAGGTGTTTATTCCGGGGGCGGGTTGGAAGGGGTTTGACGCCACCACAGGAAATATTGTCGGCGCGGATCACATACCTGTGGCGGTATCAAGATCACCGGAATCAGTGCCACCGGTTGCCGGTTCGTTTATCGGGCCGCCGGGTGCCAGCATGAAAGTCAATGTGTGGGTAACCGAATTGTTTCAATCCTGA
- a CDS encoding HupE/UreJ family protein, with amino-acid sequence MKSWITHCGAGVCFLLFAGTTYAHSGTGVAGGLVSGFFHPFLGLDHLVAMVAVGLWGAQLEKPAIWLLPMTFPLVMALGGLLGIAGVAMPYFEIGIAFSALVLGLLIALKIKPPLGIAALVVGFFAVFHGYAHGTEVPAAANPLAYGVGFVVATGLLHLAGIVLGILTYWPTGANAVRAMGGVIAALGVYFSALSVGMIQ; translated from the coding sequence ATGAAAAGTTGGATCACCCACTGCGGTGCCGGAGTATGTTTCCTTTTGTTTGCTGGTACCACCTACGCGCATTCGGGTACGGGGGTTGCCGGCGGGTTAGTCAGCGGTTTTTTTCATCCGTTTCTGGGCCTCGACCATCTGGTCGCGATGGTCGCTGTCGGGCTCTGGGGCGCCCAGCTCGAAAAGCCCGCCATTTGGTTACTACCGATGACGTTTCCGCTAGTCATGGCCCTCGGCGGGCTGCTCGGTATTGCCGGCGTTGCGATGCCCTATTTTGAAATCGGTATCGCATTTTCCGCCTTGGTCTTGGGCCTTTTGATCGCGTTAAAAATAAAGCCACCTCTGGGGATCGCTGCCCTCGTGGTGGGCTTTTTCGCCGTTTTTCACGGCTATGCTCATGGCACAGAAGTGCCCGCTGCCGCAAACCCGCTGGCCTATGGTGTTGGCTTCGTAGTCGCGACCGGTCTGCTCCACTTGGCTGGCATTGTATTGGGCATCCTGACCTATTGGCCCACCGGCGCCAACGCGGTGCGCGCAATGGGAGGTGTTATTGCCGCACTGGGGGTTTATTTTTCTGCACTCAGCGTCGGCATGATTCAGTAA
- a CDS encoding transglutaminase-like domain-containing protein — MWLQTSCELKFIIEMPTPFVLMLRPRSGAQQWVASEEYLLYPNVLAVEFTDDYGNLCQRLVAPPGEFTIYTSARILTADDVDIVPGGAFVDVQNLPDSVLKYLLPSRYCESDRFGDMASEITASQKPGYDQVREIERWLHNTIMYQPGSSSLPLSAIEVNHQQYGVCRDLSHLGVALCRSLSIPARMVVGYLYGLQPMELHAWFEAYVAGRWYTFDATQSVKLGGYVSIGYGRDAADVAVYNQFGPAVFPIQQTVYVHRV, encoded by the coding sequence ATGTGGTTGCAAACCAGTTGTGAATTAAAATTTATCATTGAAATGCCCACGCCTTTTGTTTTGATGCTGCGTCCCAGGAGTGGTGCTCAACAATGGGTGGCCTCCGAGGAATATTTACTTTACCCGAACGTACTGGCTGTTGAGTTCACGGATGACTACGGGAATCTGTGCCAACGGCTGGTTGCGCCTCCGGGTGAATTTACGATATACACATCGGCGCGGATCCTGACCGCAGATGATGTTGATATTGTTCCGGGAGGCGCATTTGTTGATGTTCAGAATCTGCCGGATAGTGTTCTGAAATATTTATTGCCCAGTCGTTATTGTGAGTCAGATCGGTTTGGTGATATGGCCTCCGAAATAACCGCTTCGCAGAAGCCGGGATACGACCAGGTTCGGGAAATCGAACGTTGGTTGCATAACACCATCATGTATCAACCCGGCAGCAGTTCTCTTCCCCTTTCTGCCATCGAAGTCAACCACCAGCAGTACGGAGTGTGCCGGGATTTATCTCATCTAGGCGTTGCATTGTGCCGTAGCCTGAGTATTCCCGCCCGCATGGTGGTTGGGTATCTTTACGGGCTGCAGCCAATGGAACTACATGCCTGGTTCGAAGCCTATGTAGCCGGGCGTTGGTATACATTCGATGCCACCCAGTCTGTAAAGCTGGGGGGGTATGTGTCCATTGGTTACGGTCGGGATGCGGCCGACGTTGCGGTCTACAACCAGTTTGGCCCTGCGGTGTTTCCGATTCAGCAAACAGTTTACGTGCATCGGGTTTAA
- a CDS encoding SRPBCC domain-containing protein yields MTIYTVDSDWVVINAPQRLVWNILVDFETYPQWNSFTTKVHTDLTIDSPVELHVNLPKRGKRIQHEVVRTVQPPHTLAWGGSMGANFLLTALRTQTIEKINPKQCRYRSTDVLTGALTPLVKWLFAESMRSGFCAMALELKLRAEAQHQNNENKNEIEGEVV; encoded by the coding sequence ATGACAATATATACCGTAGATTCGGACTGGGTAGTGATCAATGCACCACAAAGACTGGTCTGGAATATTCTAGTGGATTTCGAAACCTATCCGCAGTGGAATTCCTTCACCACCAAGGTGCACACGGATCTAACGATAGATTCACCGGTAGAGCTGCACGTAAACCTACCCAAACGCGGAAAGCGCATTCAGCACGAAGTGGTGCGCACAGTGCAGCCGCCCCATACCCTGGCGTGGGGCGGCTCAATGGGCGCAAACTTTTTACTCACGGCATTACGCACTCAAACCATTGAGAAAATAAACCCCAAACAATGTCGTTACCGTTCGACGGATGTTCTTACCGGCGCTCTCACACCCCTGGTAAAATGGCTCTTCGCTGAATCCATGCGCAGCGGGTTCTGTGCAATGGCTCTCGAACTCAAATTACGCGCCGAAGCACAGCATCAAAACAACGAAAACAAGAATGAAATAGAAGGCGAAGTCGTGTGA
- a CDS encoding HupE/UreJ family protein, with amino-acid sequence MRSISIMLGGITLLLPQLSFAHLVTTRLGEFYSGLAHPITSLEHLLPWLALGLLAGIQQRNTSRSVLLWFPFTVATGAILGGWLPGPTWIQTLNLFFLCNLGLLVLLALRLKQAVFVLLAVVFGFTQGFANGVNTLQGSDLLLYVCGVTSAAYILMALVTAVAFCTYRRSAWGPIALRAVGSWMLAIGMMYGGFLLFAPGYALTGSN; translated from the coding sequence ATGAGATCAATATCAATTATGCTTGGCGGTATCACATTGCTGTTGCCGCAGTTGAGTTTTGCCCACCTGGTGACGACCCGCCTCGGTGAATTTTATAGCGGGCTGGCACACCCCATTACATCACTGGAGCATTTGCTACCCTGGCTGGCTCTGGGACTACTCGCGGGAATACAGCAGCGCAACACCAGCCGGTCGGTTTTGCTCTGGTTTCCCTTTACCGTTGCCACCGGCGCCATCCTGGGTGGCTGGCTTCCCGGTCCGACTTGGATCCAAACACTGAACTTGTTTTTCCTCTGCAACCTGGGCTTGCTGGTGCTGCTGGCACTGCGCCTGAAACAAGCTGTATTCGTGCTGCTGGCAGTGGTGTTCGGATTCACTCAGGGTTTCGCCAATGGTGTGAACACTTTGCAAGGCAGTGACCTATTGCTGTATGTGTGCGGCGTTACCAGCGCCGCCTATATTTTGATGGCGCTGGTGACTGCCGTGGCTTTCTGCACTTACCGGCGCTCGGCATGGGGCCCTATTGCATTGCGCGCCGTGGGCAGCTGGATGCTGGCTATAGGTATGATGTATGGCGGGTTTTTACTTTTTGCTCCAGGGTATGCGCTCACAGGTTCAAACTGA
- a CDS encoding HupE/UreJ family protein, whose amino-acid sequence MKQGNRSTVNYFYHCLISLLLPLSGLLASQPVSAHETPIALLTLSEFQSGRFFIEWNYSSANAAPPPVAEFPKHCRHHSGVLNCGTGGLHGTISLAQTDERYSAVVVQIKRNNERQQTYTLTGTHSAVILTADRILPLSQVIATYIPLGFEHILLGVDHLLFVLGLMWLVNSTRMLLHTITAFTVAHSVTLAAVTLGWIGVEEKPVNAAIALSIAIIAVEVVKYRQGKPSLSARFPWLIALAFGLLHGFGFSGALTSIGLSPENLPAALLFFNIGVELGQLCFVFLILALIWAHRNLQVRFPSWSTTAAFYAIGTIGAYWFYSRLDILINSA is encoded by the coding sequence ATGAAACAGGGCAACCGCAGCACCGTTAATTATTTTTACCACTGTTTGATCAGCTTACTATTGCCCCTTTCAGGGCTGCTGGCGAGCCAGCCCGTATCGGCCCATGAAACCCCCATTGCATTACTCACCTTAAGTGAATTTCAAAGCGGACGTTTCTTCATTGAATGGAACTACTCTTCCGCTAACGCGGCGCCCCCCCCTGTCGCGGAGTTCCCCAAGCATTGCCGACACCATTCTGGTGTACTTAATTGCGGAACAGGCGGATTACACGGCACCATTAGTCTGGCTCAAACCGATGAACGATATTCCGCGGTAGTGGTACAGATTAAACGCAACAATGAGAGACAACAAACCTATACGCTCACCGGCACTCATTCCGCCGTTATTCTTACCGCCGATAGGATACTTCCTCTATCTCAGGTAATCGCCACTTATATTCCCTTAGGGTTCGAGCACATTTTGTTGGGAGTAGATCATCTGTTGTTTGTGCTCGGGTTGATGTGGCTGGTTAACAGTACCCGCATGCTGCTTCACACCATCACTGCGTTCACCGTTGCCCATAGCGTGACGCTTGCCGCCGTCACATTAGGCTGGATCGGTGTGGAGGAAAAACCAGTCAATGCTGCCATTGCGCTCAGTATCGCCATTATCGCAGTGGAAGTGGTCAAATACCGGCAGGGAAAACCCAGCCTCAGCGCCCGCTTTCCCTGGCTTATCGCTTTGGCTTTCGGACTGTTACATGGCTTTGGTTTCTCCGGCGCGCTCACGAGTATAGGTTTGTCCCCGGAAAATCTTCCAGCGGCGTTATTATTCTTTAATATCGGCGTCGAGTTGGGCCAGCTTTGTTTTGTGTTTCTGATTTTGGCTCTGATTTGGGCGCACCGTAACCTTCAGGTTCGCTTCCCCTCATGGAGCACAACCGCGGCCTTTTATGCCATTGGCACTATCGGGGCGTACTGGTTCTACTCTCGCCTCGACATACTAATTAACAGCGCTTAA
- a CDS encoding hemerythrin domain-containing protein, which produces MSIFTYLKEDHREIQSLLEKIEQLGPESSAERDETFNQLKSKIILHSKAEERAFYNPLKESKRTKDEVEHGTEEHQEAETLLKELTDSSLVGSAWFQKFKTLKQALEHHIDEEETEIFSDAKKVMSDGEASQMEKDMKAAKKDEEQHRNIKDRDVA; this is translated from the coding sequence ATGAGTATTTTTACTTATTTGAAAGAAGACCACCGGGAAATTCAGAGCCTGCTGGAGAAAATAGAACAACTCGGCCCGGAAAGCTCAGCCGAACGGGACGAAACGTTTAATCAACTGAAGTCAAAAATAATTCTGCACAGCAAAGCGGAGGAGAGAGCGTTTTATAATCCGTTGAAGGAAAGTAAGCGAACCAAGGACGAAGTGGAGCACGGCACGGAAGAACATCAGGAAGCGGAAACGTTACTGAAAGAGTTGACCGATTCGTCTTTGGTGGGATCTGCCTGGTTTCAGAAGTTCAAAACTCTGAAGCAAGCGCTCGAACACCATATCGATGAAGAGGAGACGGAAATATTTTCAGACGCGAAGAAAGTCATGTCCGACGGCGAGGCCAGTCAGATGGAAAAAGACATGAAAGCCGCGAAGAAGGACGAGGAACAACATCGAAACATCAAAGACCGCGATGTTGCCTAA
- a CDS encoding MBL fold metallo-hydrolase has product MALFFPHPEAPAAKQALQLHPDIKWLRSPLPYSLDHINCYLLRDGDGWCIVDTGMNNDAARQNWLDVIEAELEGAPITRVFVTHHHPDHVGLAGWLCDSRRIRLFMTQTEYLYAAAFGGAPRSQPFWETSAYFDENGIADSDRKIILGNTDYTHLVSELPGSFHQLLDKEIIKIGSHHWEAITTGGHAPEHLCLYCADLDILISGDQVLPGITSNVSVTPIQPTANPLQHWLDAHAEVAARVPDSVLVLPAHQLPFTGLHERLNAVVEHHHERLDALQALCDQPRTAQQLTTRLFKRELDTFQNFMAVGECVAHLHYLLHQKRINRVLTDGVYWYRQC; this is encoded by the coding sequence ATGGCGTTATTCTTCCCGCACCCGGAGGCCCCTGCAGCTAAACAAGCGTTGCAGTTGCATCCGGACATAAAGTGGTTGCGTTCCCCGTTACCGTATTCATTGGATCATATTAATTGCTATCTGCTGCGCGACGGTGATGGTTGGTGCATCGTGGATACCGGAATGAATAACGATGCTGCCCGGCAGAATTGGCTTGACGTAATAGAAGCGGAATTGGAGGGGGCGCCGATCACCCGGGTATTTGTGACCCACCACCACCCGGACCATGTCGGATTGGCAGGCTGGCTATGCGATTCACGCCGGATCCGCTTATTCATGACACAAACCGAATACTTGTATGCTGCTGCTTTCGGGGGGGCGCCCCGTAGTCAACCGTTCTGGGAAACGTCTGCGTATTTCGACGAGAACGGCATTGCGGACAGCGATCGGAAAATTATTTTGGGCAATACGGATTACACCCATCTGGTGTCGGAGTTGCCCGGTAGTTTCCATCAGCTGCTGGACAAGGAAATTATTAAAATCGGATCTCACCACTGGGAAGCAATCACCACCGGCGGTCACGCACCTGAACACCTTTGTTTGTATTGTGCCGACCTGGATATTCTGATTTCCGGTGATCAAGTGTTACCGGGTATCACCTCTAATGTCAGTGTGACGCCCATTCAGCCCACCGCTAACCCGCTGCAACATTGGCTCGATGCCCATGCAGAAGTGGCAGCGAGGGTGCCGGATTCGGTGTTAGTGCTGCCAGCTCACCAGCTACCTTTTACCGGTTTGCACGAACGCCTGAATGCGGTGGTAGAACATCACCACGAGCGGCTCGATGCGTTGCAGGCTCTGTGCGATCAACCACGCACTGCGCAGCAGCTTACGACGCGATTGTTTAAGCGTGAGCTGGACACGTTTCAGAATTTTATGGCGGTGGGAGAGTGCGTAGCGCACCTCCATTATTTGTTACACCAGAAACGAATTAACAGGGTTCTAACTGACGGTGTTTATTGGTATCGGCAATGTTAA
- a CDS encoding 2Fe-2S iron-sulfur cluster-binding protein, with protein MPTLQITDLSGIKTTLEAKSGDTLMESLRDNGYDEILAICGGVCSCSSCHVYIEPSWQAKTGSPCEDEHQLVSSTEHHRENSRLSCQITLTDDMDGMEVVIANQVY; from the coding sequence ATGCCGACTTTGCAGATTACCGATCTATCAGGAATCAAGACGACTCTGGAAGCCAAATCCGGGGATACGCTGATGGAAAGTCTGCGCGATAACGGATACGACGAAATATTGGCGATTTGTGGCGGTGTGTGTTCCTGTTCCTCATGTCACGTGTATATCGAGCCTTCCTGGCAGGCGAAAACGGGATCTCCCTGTGAGGACGAGCACCAGTTAGTTAGCAGTACCGAGCACCACCGGGAGAACTCGCGCCTGTCCTGTCAGATTACCTTGACGGATGACATGGACGGTATGGAAGTGGTGATTGCTAATCAGGTCTATTAA
- a CDS encoding DMT family transporter, translating into MPLATPLLYSGVALIWGSTWLAITFQLGETAPLASVIYRFGLATVMLFVWCLWKKIDVRMNRRQHVLMGVQGTFLFGLNYWVLYLATEHLTSGLIAAVFTTIVFFNALNGRLFLALPVRRGVLVGGAIGLAGVAMLFVREIEGFTLTGESGAGMLLALLATLLASLGNIAAAKNISGGRSVLVINAWAMLYGTVVMIVAAVVLGVEFSLDGRLSYWLSLGYLSLFGSLFTFAGYLRLIAILGPDKAGYMSMLVPVIALGLSSVFEGYMWTPAAMAGLVCILFGNWVALRR; encoded by the coding sequence ATGCCGCTCGCTACCCCTTTGCTTTACTCCGGAGTTGCCCTTATTTGGGGGTCGACCTGGTTAGCGATAACCTTTCAGCTTGGTGAAACAGCTCCTCTTGCCTCTGTCATTTACCGCTTTGGACTGGCTACAGTGATGCTGTTTGTTTGGTGTCTATGGAAAAAGATCGATGTTCGGATGAACCGTCGGCAGCATGTGTTGATGGGGGTACAAGGCACATTTCTGTTCGGCTTAAACTATTGGGTGCTTTATCTTGCCACGGAGCACCTGACCAGTGGTTTGATCGCGGCCGTCTTTACCACCATAGTTTTTTTCAACGCGCTCAACGGCAGGCTGTTTCTCGCGCTGCCGGTGCGACGGGGCGTTTTGGTCGGTGGCGCCATCGGGTTGGCCGGGGTGGCGATGTTGTTCGTACGCGAGATCGAAGGCTTTACTCTGACCGGAGAAAGCGGTGCAGGGATGCTGTTGGCATTGTTAGCGACACTGTTGGCGTCGCTCGGAAACATTGCGGCGGCAAAAAATATCAGTGGCGGCCGCTCGGTGCTGGTTATCAATGCTTGGGCTATGTTGTACGGCACTGTGGTAATGATCGTCGCAGCGGTGGTGCTTGGGGTCGAGTTCAGCCTGGACGGACGACTCTCTTATTGGCTGTCACTGGGTTATTTGTCGCTGTTTGGTAGTCTATTCACGTTCGCAGGCTATTTGCGGTTAATTGCTATTCTGGGGCCGGATAAGGCGGGGTATATGAGCATGCTGGTACCGGTAATTGCCCTAGGACTTTCGTCGGTATTCGAGGGTTATATGTGGACGCCCGCTGCCATGGCAGGGCTTGTGTGTATCCTGTTCGGGAATTGGGTCGCATTGCGACGCTAA
- a CDS encoding cytochrome P450, translating to MATAGLKAILPPSPKDMKLTQAFKMGHGIWQYLEKQHDAFGDYFTLMLPGQGPMVIISDPVAIKDIFSLKPEQYDASLVQIPMDVGEQNTVFLNKKEHQDSRKMVIPPLNTDRLKSRAGVMHEIVSEHINSWKPGDQFNVPRLIGDITLDVICYTVFNLRRGERKDQYQQIMLGWLLSACSDANFAVGALIGAKKYRAKLNKAYLKRTAKNDFGDGKKGLFPWKQAIDLKVQLADMIRQDIRTIRERNDSAETHMLAILARATDEDGNPLEEERVIAETIGLLVGGHETSAATAAWFMIWLLKKPDIVQRMRAEVKESLEKEAGFDPVKVAELPFLTACLNESQRLTPSAVGTIRWLTQDTHIGPLFLPKGSAVLPCTYLTQRRRDIFGEDAHEYRPDRWLEGGRFGPNEYFPFGGGRRACVGMSQARQQLRIIFAEFARRVEFDSEHSENDTWPIPRQIGGQTEPDGGVWVTVKSVRSEDTDMPGNDNPAMAVKQA from the coding sequence ATGGCTACTGCCGGATTGAAGGCCATATTGCCACCTTCCCCTAAAGACATGAAGCTAACGCAAGCGTTCAAGATGGGTCATGGCATTTGGCAATACCTTGAAAAACAGCATGACGCCTTCGGTGATTATTTTACGCTGATGCTGCCAGGACAAGGACCGATGGTTATCATCAGTGATCCGGTGGCGATCAAGGATATATTTTCATTAAAGCCGGAACAATATGATGCATCACTGGTGCAGATTCCGATGGATGTTGGGGAGCAGAACACGGTGTTTCTGAATAAAAAGGAACATCAGGATTCACGGAAAATGGTCATCCCGCCTTTAAATACCGACCGTCTGAAATCACGCGCGGGTGTGATGCACGAGATCGTATCCGAGCATATTAATTCCTGGAAGCCCGGCGACCAGTTTAATGTGCCAAGATTGATTGGCGATATTACGCTGGACGTTATCTGCTATACAGTCTTCAATTTGCGCCGGGGAGAACGCAAAGATCAATACCAACAAATAATGCTAGGTTGGTTACTGTCAGCTTGCAGCGACGCAAATTTTGCGGTGGGGGCACTAATCGGTGCGAAAAAATATCGCGCCAAACTGAACAAAGCCTACTTAAAACGAACCGCAAAAAACGATTTTGGTGACGGCAAAAAAGGGCTGTTTCCGTGGAAGCAAGCAATCGACCTGAAAGTGCAACTAGCCGACATGATACGCCAGGATATTCGCACTATTCGCGAACGCAACGATTCGGCAGAGACCCACATGCTCGCCATATTGGCACGCGCAACGGATGAAGACGGTAACCCGCTGGAGGAAGAACGGGTTATCGCAGAAACCATCGGATTATTGGTGGGCGGGCATGAAACCAGCGCAGCAACCGCAGCCTGGTTCATGATCTGGTTGCTAAAAAAGCCGGACATCGTGCAGCGGATGCGGGCAGAAGTTAAAGAATCACTGGAAAAAGAAGCCGGTTTCGATCCGGTGAAAGTGGCGGAACTGCCCTTTCTCACTGCTTGTCTTAACGAGTCGCAACGCCTGACGCCTTCAGCCGTCGGCACCATTCGGTGGTTAACCCAGGACACCCATATCGGACCCCTCTTTTTACCCAAGGGCAGCGCCGTGTTGCCTTGTACTTATTTGACTCAACGCCGTCGGGACATTTTTGGGGAGGACGCGCATGAATATCGGCCTGATCGCTGGCTGGAGGGTGGCCGCTTCGGACCCAACGAATATTTTCCCTTCGGTGGCGGGCGCCGGGCCTGTGTCGGAATGAGTCAGGCCCGACAACAATTGCGTATAATTTTTGCAGAGTTTGCGCGACGGGTGGAATTCGATTCGGAGCATAGCGAAAACGACACATGGCCTATACCCCGTCAAATTGGCGGGCAGACAGAACCGGATGGCGGTGTTTGGGTAACCGTGAAATCGGTCCGCAGCGAAGACACCGACATGCCCGGCAATGACAACCCGGCTATGGCCGTCAAACAGGCTTAG
- a CDS encoding nitroreductase: MNQQANTDHSVSLVDRFTEVVRTRRSVRGFQSTPVDDAILTRLFELAQQAPSNCNTQPWIVHVVSGDKLEQLRALLPVNTMQGKMTLDFPYEPKYQGVFQERQYDAANQMYGALNLERKDKQQRQQVFLRNYSFFGAPHVAFLFLPEPFGLREAADVGMYAQTLMLALSAQGLASCPQTSLGFHADAVRDCLGIEAGNKLLFGISFGYEDSCDPINDTRIGRAPLVETTVFHR, from the coding sequence ATGAATCAGCAGGCAAACACGGATCACTCCGTATCTTTAGTCGACCGTTTTACTGAAGTTGTCCGTACCCGCCGTTCGGTGCGTGGTTTTCAATCCACCCCGGTGGACGATGCCATTCTGACGCGACTTTTCGAACTGGCACAGCAAGCGCCCTCCAACTGCAACACACAGCCCTGGATAGTGCACGTGGTCAGCGGCGACAAACTGGAACAGTTGCGAGCGTTGCTACCGGTCAATACAATGCAGGGGAAAATGACCCTGGACTTCCCTTATGAACCCAAGTACCAAGGTGTGTTTCAGGAACGACAATACGACGCCGCCAACCAAATGTACGGTGCGCTGAATCTGGAACGTAAAGACAAGCAGCAGCGGCAGCAAGTGTTCCTGCGTAATTATTCCTTTTTCGGCGCACCGCATGTGGCGTTTCTATTTCTGCCGGAACCCTTCGGTTTGCGCGAAGCCGCCGATGTTGGAATGTATGCCCAAACTTTGATGCTGGCATTGTCAGCGCAGGGCTTGGCCAGTTGCCCGCAAACATCCCTGGGTTTTCATGCGGACGCGGTACGCGATTGTCTGGGTATCGAGGCAGGAAACAAATTGCTGTTTGGTATTTCCTTCGGGTATGAGGATAGCTGTGATCCGATTAATGACACCCGCATAGGTCGGGCCCCATTGGTAGAGACCACGGTGTTTCATCGTTAG
- a CDS encoding NAD(P)/FAD-dependent oxidoreductase, whose protein sequence is MTTEKTCVIIGASHAGSQLANSVRKEGWEGRILMIGDEKAPPYHRPPLSKALLNGEKTADQLDIFKPTVYEKANVEMMLGVEVESIDRAKKQIKLDNKDVISYDKLALCTGARVRKLDIPGAHLDGVFYLRTLSDAQAIQQAVKPGAKAVIVGGGYIGLETAASLSKLGMNVTVLEMMNRVLERVTATELSTYYTKLHESHGVKIITDAQALALHGEGNVQQVMCNNNLMLDADMVIIGIGVIPNTELAEVAGLEVGNGIIVDQHASTTDPDIVAAGDCTFHPNDGLGFQLRLESVPNAMEQAKTAAATICGNPKPYHALPWFWSDQYNIKLQIAGFNRGYDRVVVRGNPDDDQFVAWYMQGDKVLAADCINSPKEFMQAKKIIAAKATVSDADLANTEFDLLGFVKGLSA, encoded by the coding sequence ATGACTACCGAAAAAACCTGTGTAATCATCGGTGCCAGCCATGCAGGCTCGCAATTGGCAAACAGCGTACGCAAGGAAGGCTGGGAAGGCCGCATCCTCATGATCGGCGACGAAAAGGCCCCGCCCTATCACCGCCCTCCGCTATCTAAAGCCCTGTTAAACGGCGAGAAAACCGCAGACCAACTGGATATCTTCAAACCCACCGTATACGAAAAAGCCAACGTCGAAATGATGCTGGGGGTTGAGGTTGAATCCATCGACCGGGCTAAGAAACAGATCAAGCTGGATAATAAAGACGTGATTTCTTACGACAAATTGGCGCTTTGCACCGGAGCCCGTGTGCGCAAGCTGGATATCCCCGGAGCGCATCTGGATGGTGTCTTTTATCTACGCACCCTGAGCGATGCCCAAGCAATCCAGCAGGCCGTTAAACCCGGCGCTAAAGCGGTTATTGTCGGCGGTGGCTATATCGGACTGGAGACCGCCGCGTCGTTAAGCAAGCTGGGCATGAACGTGACCGTTTTGGAAATGATGAACCGAGTACTGGAACGGGTCACGGCCACTGAATTGTCCACGTATTACACCAAATTACATGAAAGCCACGGGGTCAAAATCATCACTGACGCCCAGGCCTTGGCTCTGCACGGCGAAGGCAATGTACAGCAGGTCATGTGCAACAACAATCTGATGCTGGACGCCGATATGGTCATCATCGGTATCGGCGTCATTCCCAACACCGAACTCGCGGAAGTGGCCGGCCTGGAAGTTGGCAACGGCATCATCGTCGACCAACATGCCAGCACCACCGATCCCGACATCGTGGCGGCTGGTGACTGCACCTTTCATCCCAACGACGGACTTGGCTTTCAACTGCGGCTGGAATCCGTGCCCAACGCGATGGAACAAGCCAAAACCGCCGCCGCGACCATTTGCGGCAACCCGAAACCCTATCACGCCCTCCCCTGGTTCTGGTCAGATCAATACAATATTAAATTGCAGATCGCCGGATTCAATCGAGGCTACGATCGAGTAGTAGTACGCGGCAATCCGGATGATGATCAATTTGTTGCCTGGTACATGCAAGGTGACAAAGTGTTGGCCGCAGACTGCATTAATAGTCCCAAAGAATTTATGCAAGCCAAGAAAATCATTGCCGCCAAAGCCACTGTCTCCGATGCCGACCTGGCAAACACCGAGTTTGACTTGTTGGGGTTTGTTAAAGGACTAAGTGCGTAA